Proteins encoded within one genomic window of Humulus lupulus chromosome 1, drHumLupu1.1, whole genome shotgun sequence:
- the LOC133795250 gene encoding phytochrome A-associated F-box protein, which yields MEETTFSKLSDDVVLNIFSKLESDPRNWARVACVCTKFSSLIRNVCWKNKCLKTIPSVVADLMSGSAEPLGGWAALHKLTVCCPGLVHSGVLLENSDFGLEREIGPDENYSKLGSPLSVTKPKKGSFLSQIEANPEVGTSVSDCSWSLFDDLYNDTVYNVSDAEDCAQVSEEVIEKGVFKMDPESPLVKKRKICRSMRSHLASGFWTLSREQGNKLLHSRFRGDCLYICTLPGCAHFEEKRNYMLFRGIFKDFKGSQVWRTIKDSSRNKIDLKCSFCHCNETWDLHSSFCLRRVFGYHDDGEPVVRAYVCENGHVSGAWTDLPLYT from the coding sequence ATGGAAGAAACTACGTTCTCAAAGCTCTCTGACGACGTCGTTCTCAATATCTTCTCCAAGCTCGAAAGCGATCCGCGAAACTGGGCCCGCGTAGCCTGCGTTTGCACCAAGTTCTCGTCTCTGATTCGCAACGTTTGCTGGAAGAACAAATGCCTGAAGACTATTCCTTCCGTCGTCGCCGATCTCATGTCCGGCTCCGCTGAGCCGCTCGGAGGTTGGGCCGCGCTTCACAAGCTCACCGTTTGCTGCCCGGGCCTGGTCCACTCAGGGGTCCTTCTAGAAAATTCCGATTTCGGTCTTGAGCGAGAGATCGGACCCGATGAGAATTATAGCAAATTGGGTTCGCCTCTATCGGTGACGAAGCCCAAAAAAGGATCTTTTTTGAGCCAAATTGAGGCGAATCCGGAAGTGGGTACGTCTGTTTCCGATTGTTCTTGGTCTCTTTTCGATGATCTTTATAATGATACCGTTTACAATGTCTCCGATGCTGAAGATTGTGCCCAAGTCAGCGAAGAGGTTATTGAAAAGGGTGTTTTCAAAATGGACCCAGAATCACCTTTAGTGAAAAAGAGAAAGATTTGTCGATCGATGAGGTCGCATTTGGCTTCTGGGTTTTGGACTTTGAGCCGTGAACAGGGGAATAAGCTTCTCCATAGTCGGTTCCGTGGAGATTGCTTGTATATTTGTACTTTGCCTGGGTGTGCTCACTTCGAAGAGAAGCGGAATTACATGCTTTTCAGAGGGATTTTCAAGGATTTCAAAGGGTCGCAGGTGTGGAGAACGATCAAAGATAGTAGCCGGAACAAGATTGATCTCAAGTGTTCGTTCTGCCATTGTAATGAAACTTGGGATCTCCACTCTTCCTTCTGTTTAAGGCGAGTTTTTGGGTACCATGATGATGGTGAGCCAGTTGTTCGAGCTTATGTCTGCGAAAACGGACATGTCTCTGGTGCGTGGACCGATTTGCCATTGTACacttaa
- the LOC133795256 gene encoding serine/arginine-rich-splicing factor SR34-like has translation MSSRASRTLYVGNLPGDIREREVEDLFYKYGRIAHIDLKVPPRPPGYAFVEFEDARDAEDAIRGRDGYDFDGHRLRVELAHGGRGHSSSTDRYSSHSAGGGGGGGGRGGRGVSRRSEYRVMVSGLPSSASWQDLKDHMRRAGDVCFSQVFRGSSGTTGIVDYTNYEDMKYAIKKLDDSEFRNAFSRAYVRVREYDSKRDSSRSPSPSRGRSHSKGRSGSRSRSRSYSRSRSRSKSPKAKSSRRSPAKSGSRSRSRSRSRSLSGSRSRSRSPLPLKRTSESPKKRSISRSPSRSRSRSRSRSRSHSKSLSR, from the exons ATGAGTAGCCGTGCGAGCAGAACCCTTTACGTTGGGAATCTCCCAGGTGATATTCGTGAGAGGGAAGTGGAAGATTTGTTTTACAAG TACGGACGCATAGCCCACATTGACTTGAAGGTCCCTCCAAGGCCTCCTGGTTATGCATTTGTTGAG tTTGAGGATGCCAGAGATGCTGAAGATGCAATTCGTGGTCGTGATGGCTATGATTTTGATGGGCATCGCTTGCGG GTTGAACTTGCGCATGGTGGACGTGGACATTCATCCTCAACTGATCGTTATAGTAGCCACAGTGcagggggtggtggtggtggtggaggcCGAGGGGGACGTGGCGTATCAAGGCGCTCTGAGTATCGTG TGATGGTATCTGGATTACCTTCATCAGCTTCATGGCAAGATCTTAAG GATCACATGCGGCGTGCTGGGGATGTTTGTTTCTCTCAAGTGTTCCGTGGTAGTAGTG GCACAACAGGAATTGTGGACTACACCAACTATGAAGACATGAAGTATGCA ATAAAAAAGCTTGATGATTCTGAGTTCCGGAATGCATTTTCTCGGGCATATGTTCGT GTTAGGGAATATGATTCAAAGAGAGACTCATCTAGGAGCCCTAGCCCTAGTCGCGGTCGTTCTCATTCAAAGGGCAGGAGTGGCAGCCGTAGTCGGAGCCGAAGTTACAGTAGGAGCAGAAGCAGGAG CAAATCTCCAAAAGCCAAAAGTTCACGTCGCTCACCTGCTAAATCAGGATCAAGGTCTAGATCTCGATCACGCTCTCGCTCCTTGTCTGG ATCTCGGTCAAGATCTAGATCTCCATTACCATTG AAACGTACAAGTGAAAGCCCCAAAAAGCGCAGCATCAGTAGAAGTCCCAGCAGAAGCAGAAGTAGGAGCCGTAGCAGGAGCAGGAGCCATAGCAAGAGCTTATCCCG GTGA
- the LOC133817384 gene encoding zinc finger BED domain-containing protein DAYSLEEPER-like has protein sequence MDSEENLEGMMGEWLEYVETNLSSSDGEEQAKERKKENVRKKRNDRQNQDKEKDKETEKEDNEKEKEKEVERPEKKQRAGKKTLSVWGHYTMLPDCDPKKPRAACNYCGTDYAANTKLNGTSTLWAHVERKCKKCPFSDWVEQSKKPQSTMDRFTKKTTTCNEEEVASSGLPLRFNQNAVRKVIAEYIIMDELSSRHVEGKGFQKLIKHFFPTFQFPSRFTVVRDIYNVFLDQKKELKSILVKHRVSLTTDCWTSIQNISYLYLTAHWVDDN, from the coding sequence ATGGATAGCGAGGAAAATTTAGAAGGGATGATGGGGGAGTGGTTGGAGTATGTTGAAACTAATTTGTCAAGTTCTGATGGAGAAGAACAAGCGAAGGAAAGGAAAAAAGAGAACGTACGAAAGAAGAGGAATGATCGACAAAATCAAGATAAGGAAAAAGACAAAGAGACTGAGAAAGAggataatgaaaaagaaaaggagaaagaggTTGAACGACCAGAAAAGAAGCAAAGGGCTGGAAAGAAAACATTGAGCGTGTGGGGTCATTACACTATGTTGCCTGATTGTGATCCTAAGAAGCCAAGAGCTGCTTGCAATTATTGTGGCACCGATTATGCGGCTAATACAAAGTTGAATGGGACTAGCACACTATGGGCACATGTGGAGAGAAAATGTAAGAAGTGTCCTTTCAGTGATTGGGTTGAGCAAAGTAAGAAGCCACAATCAACTATGGATAGATTTACTAAAAAGACAACAACCTGCAATGAAGAAGAAGTTGCTTCAAGTGGTCTGCCGCTAAGGTTTAATCAAAATGCTGTTCGGAAAGTGATCGCCGAATATATCATTATGGATGAGTTATCCTCTAGGCACGTGGAAGGAAAAGGATTTCAAAAGCTCATTAAACATTTCTTTCCCACATTTCAGTTCCCATCAAGATTTACTGTTGTGAGAGATATTTACAATGTGTTTCTAGATCAGAAGAAAGAGTTGAAGTCGATTTTGGTGAAGCACAGAGTGTCGTTGACCACCGATTGTTGGACATCAATCCAGAATATTAGTTATTTGTATTTGACTGCACATTGGGTTGATGATAATTGA